Part of the uncultured Desulfobacter sp. genome, CATTGGTGGCGGAAGACTGTTCTTCAATGGCCGTGGCTATTGTGGCAATGGTATTATTGATTTCATCCATGACTCCGGCTGCGGTCTGTATTTCTGAGGCCGTCTCTTTGCTGGTGCTCTGGACCCCTTCGATTTTAAGCCGGATGTCGGCCGTGGCCGATGCAGTCTGGGATGCCAGATCCTTGATCTCATTGGCCACAACGGCAAAGCCTTTACCTGCCTCGCCGGCCCTTGCCGCTTCAATGGTAGCGTTCAGGGCCAGGAGATTGGTCTGGTCCGAAATATCGGAAATGGTTTCAGTCACAGCGCCAATGGCCTGGGCAGCCTTGCCCAAATCTTGCATCTTTGAACTGGCCGATTTCATCTGGGACACAGCCTTTTCAGAAACATTCCTGGCTGTTTCGGAACTCTTGGCAATTTCATTGATGGTGGCGGTCATCTCTTCGGTGGCCGTTGCCACCACATTGGTGTTGAGAGTGGTCTCTTCCATGGTGTTGGCCACCGCTGTCATGTTGGAACTTATTTCCTCGGAGGCACTGGCCACGGTATTGGCCAAAAGGGAAGAATCTTCGGCGCCTTTGGCCATCTGGCTGGATATCTCCAGGAGTTTGGCAGAGGAATCATCCACAATGGCCACATTGGCGGCCAGGTCTTGTATAATTGTCTGAAGGCTCTCCAGAAAAAAGTTAAACCATTCCGCCAGCTCCCCGATTTCATCCTTGGTGGTCACTGCCAGGCGTTTGGTCAAATCCCCTTCGCCCTGGGCTATGTCCTTGATCATGGCCGTGGTGTTCACCAAGGGTTTGACCAGGGAGGTGGCCAGAAAAAAGGCGATTACGGCAAACCCGGCCGAAAGGATCAGGCCCACCGTCACCAATATGGAGAGCAGTTTATAAACTTCTGACATGATCTCGTTTTTTTGGATCAGTCCCACAAGTTTCCAGCCCAAAGCCGGAGAGGTGATCACTGTTGCGATATATGAGGTCTTGTTCAATTCAAATTCCAGGTTCCCGGAGGCGGTGCTGTTGATCTGTTTGAATGCGGGGATCTGAATGTCGGTTAATTTTTTAAAGCTTGTGTCCTGATGGCCCGGGTCAGCCAGGACAACCCCGTCATCCTGAATCAGCATGACATACCCGGTTTTGCCGATTTTGATGTTCTGGATAGTTTCGGTCAAATTTTTTAGACTGACATCAATCCCCATAACCCCCATCAGCTTACCCTGTTTTGATATGACATGGGTTGCGCTGAATACCGCATCACCCGAGGTGGACCTGTAGGCCTTTGTGATCAGTGCCTCTTTTACCTGATGTGTCACACTCTCCTTATACCAGGGTCGTATCCTGGGGTCATAGCCGGCCGGCAGCGTATTCTCGCTGGAAGAGGTGAATCCGCCCATCTCTGTCCCCAAAAAGACTTCCACATAATTTTTATGGGAGTCTTGGATCGTATGGAAAAATTTGATGATTTTTTGTTCCAGGGGGCCGGCATCAGAGGCCTTGACTCCTTTTTTTACGGTGGTATTTAAAAATGACGAAAGGGAATCGTCTAACGCCACAACATTGGGATTGTTGGCTGCCATGTCCACATTTTCTTTGATATCCTCCACAAAAACGGCAAGGGTTTTTTCAATGTGGGAAAGTTCATTGCCCGTGGATTCATAAAATTTATCCAGGGAGTTTTTCCGGATACTGTTACCCAGTATTAAACATAAAAACAGTATAGGGGTTATGGTGGAGGCGAGAAAAGAAAAGATCAGTTTCTTTTTTATCGTAAAATTCATTTGGCCATCTCCATTAAATTAAAGGATTTAAAATACAACATAAATTAAAGTTAGCCTGTTTTAGTCTATGCAACGTGGGAGATAAGTTGAGAATATTTAAACAACACTATAACATGGGCGTTGTATAAAAAAAAAGATAGGACTGTGTTTTACCTGAAAGCCAAGGCCTCTTTGTGTCAGGCAAAGTATAAATGCAACTGTTTTGATGTTTTTTAAATTTGAACAAAATCAGATTTTAAGTTAATATATCCTTTAATTCAACCTGTCATTGTAAAAGGAGAAAAAATGAGTGAAATAGTCAAGAGTGCGGATCAGACTACGGTTAAGCCCGGTGAAGATGTGGTTGCGTCCATGGCTGAAGCATTTAAGGGTGAGTTGCTTTCTGCGGTCGATTCCTCCCAGGGTACCTTGGTTATAGATCTTGATGGTGTGAGCATGGTGGATTCAGTTGGTATTGGGGTCATTATTGCCGTCTACAACTCCCTGAGTCAGTCCAATCGTCAGTTAAAGGTCATCAATGTCGCACATGATATTTATGGCCTGTTTTCAACTATGAGGCTGAATCGCCGTTTTACTGTGGAAGCTGCCGCATAGGTCTTAATCAGTGCCTTGATGAGAGGCTTAAATGTAGGATAGCCCAATGCGTTTTTTTCTGATCTCTGTTCTGGCTCTTCTTCTGGCTGTATTATCGTCCTGTGAAAGCGAGGACGACAATTATTCCGGCGTCGGCAAGCTCATTGCCGATAGAAATAAAATGCGTCACCGGCTGGCCGGCGAGGCCGGGGATAATACGAACGATAAAGGGAATATTGGCTCATCGAATCAAAGAAATGATTTCGGGGCCGGAGATGCAACGGAAAAGGCGGCATCTAAACCCCAATTATCAACGAACGTATTGGCTGAAAAAAAAATCGTTATCATGGATACCGCTTCCGGAAAACCCCTTGGGCAAGGGGTTGCATATATTGATCAACAAGGTAACATTGTAAAAATTAAATTGGCCCATTAACAGGTCGGTATCTCTCTGTGTTGGTGAAATCTGCGCCGACGTTCTTTCCAGGTCGTCTGCCCCGGCGTTGGCGTAATAATAATCAATAATTTTTCCAAGCTTGTTCTTGTTATAAAATCTCTTGTTTTGCACCTGAATGTCTGACATTAAATAAAGCCCATATCTAAACCGTCTCAATCATAGGAGTGTGCTTATGTTGTCAGATCTTTTCAGTCCCATCCGTATCCAACACATGGAAGTGAAGAATCGGCTGCTCATGTCGGCCATGAGCATTAATTTCGGTGTGGATGAAGATTGCCATGTTACGGATCAGCTTACGGAATACTTCGCGGCCAGGGCCAGAGGCGGTGTCGGCATGATGCTTGTGGGTGGCGGCGGGATCCATCCCAGCGGTCAGGAACTGCCTGATCTTCCCCAGATGTATGAGGATTCATGTATCCCTGGGTTAAAAAAAATGGTCAATCGGATTAAGGCATATGACGTCTGTTTCGGGGTCCAGTTGCTGCACGGCGGCCGCCAGTCTTATCTGGATGAAAAGGTGGCGCCCTCGGCGATTCCTGCGCCTGCCGTGGTGAAGGGGCTGGTTCGTGCCCTGGAAATAGCGGAGATAAAAAATCTTGCAGACTGTTTTGGACAGGCGGCCCGGCGATGCCGGGAGGCCGGATTTGATTTCATTGAACTGCACGGGGCCCACGGCTACCTGATCAATCAGTTCCTGGCGCCCAATTCCAATATCCGTACCGACGAATACGGGGGCAGCTTTGAGAACCGCACCCGGTTTCTGTTTGAGGTGATTGATGCGGTAAAGCGTGCCGCCGGTGCAGACTATCCCGTGGGAATCCGTATAAACGGCAACGATTATATTGAAAACGGGTGGGAACTTAAAGATACCCTGCGCATCGCCCCGCTCCTGGAACAGGCCGGGGCGGCGTATATCCATGTGTCCGGCGGTGTTTACGGGTCCACGGAGCTGACCATCCCATCCATGTATACCCCCCAGGGCTGCTTTATTCATATGGCCGAGGCGGTTAAGCAGGTGGTCAAAGTGCCCGTGATCACCGTCGGACGGATCAAAGACCCTGAAATGGCCAATGCCGCCATCAGGGACGGCAAAGCCGATATGGTGGCATTGGGCCGGTCAATTATTGCCGATCCTGAATATCCCAATAAGGCAAGGTCTGGAAATGCCGCCTTTATCCGGCCTTGTGTGGGTTGCTGCCTGGGGTGCATCCATGCCGTTCTGGCCAAAGAACCCGGTTCATGTGTGGTGAACCCGGATGTCGGCCGGGAGCATAAACTGGCCCGGGAAAAAGCGCCGGAAAACGTGCAGAGAATTCTTGTGGCCGGGGCCGGACCTTCCGGACTTGCTGCGGCCAGGATGTTTGCCCAAAGGGGGCATCAGGTGAAAATAGTGGACAAAGGTCCGGGGCAGGGCGGGCTTCTGGCCCTGGCGGCCACGGCACCCGGCAGGGGCGAGCTGGGTGATATTTTGCGTTTTTTCAGGCATGAGCTTGAACGTCTCGGGGTGGCCGTGGATTACAATACGTCGTTGTCCGCCGACGTTCTGTCTGCCTTTGACCCGGATCATGTGATTCTGGCCACGGGCTCCATGCCGGACATGCCCGTGATCAAGGGGTTGTTTAAAAGCAAGATGAAACTGATCACCAGTGTGGATGTCTTCACCGATGTCCAAGCTGCCGGAGACCGGGTGATTGTGCTCGGCGGCGGGTTCACCGGACTGATCACGGCCCATAAACTGGGTGATATGGGAAAAGAGGTGGTGGTGCTGAACCGCAAAAAAAGTTTTGCCGAGGAGATGTCGTCCAATGACCGGTATTACCTGCGGGAGCGCCTGACGGCCTGCGGCGTCAATTTATATAAGATGGTGGCGGTTAAGTCCTTTACCGACGACGGCGTAATTTTTACATCCAAGGGGGAGCCCGTAACCCTTGAGGGATTTGATACGGTGGTGATTTCTGAAAAGCACCAGCCTGTAAGGGATGCTAAACACCTGGAAAAACAAAGCCGGGCAAAGTTTCACATGATCGGGGATGCCAAAACCCCCAGGCATTTAATGTTTTGTATTGCCGAGGCCGAAGAGGCCGGGCGGTCTATATAACGGCCATGGGCCGAGCCAGGTCTATCATGACCCAAGCTTCGACCCACAAAGAAGAATGAAAGAACTCAGTAACTTACTGAGCTCTTTCATATAAACGGCCATGGGCCGAACCAGGTCTATCTTGACCCAGGCTTCGACCCACAAAGAAGAATGAAAGAACTCAATAAGTTATCGAGCTCTTTCATATAAAAAACCACCATGGGCTGACCGGATCTTTTCAAGACACCCCTGTCAGCCCGCAACGAATTGGTCCGGATGATACGCATCACGTTTTACCGCAAATGAATAATTTACTTTTTCCCGATTGGGAATGTGCCAGGGCAACATGGGGAAATATTTGTTTGAACGGCAAGGTCCCCTGTTTTACAAATTCCTGGGCATCTTTGAGTCCCATGGAGAGCATCCGTATGTAAAACAAAATTTTAATAATTCGTTTTCGCGGTATTTCATGCTCCATAATCAGGACCAACCCATCGGGTTTTACCACCCGCTTCATTTCCAAAAGCGCTGCTGTTCTGACCTCATTTTTTAATTCATATAAGGCATGGGAGCAGCAGACAACATCAAGGCAGTCGTTGGCAAACGGCAGCCTGGCCGCATCTCCGTTTATAAACCTGGCCCGGCCGGAACGATCCTTTTCTTTGGCCTTATTCAGCATCCCTAAAGCAAAATCGTAGCCGATGGATTGAACGTCAAGGTGTTTTTGGGTAAACGCAATGGCAACCGATCCGGTCCCGCAACATACGTCCAGCACCTTGGGATGTCTTTTGCCTTCCAGTTTGGCCGAATTCACAAGAAATTTGCGCGTCTCGTCGCCATAATTATGGGAGTGCATTTTGATGAACAGGTCATAAAAATGAGAGAAGATATTATAGTATTTTTGTCTGCCCTTGCGTATTTCCGACACAGCCGGCTCCTTTGTCCTGAGCGATTCAATGGACATTCAACTGATACCCAAGATACCACTAATATTTCGTAAAAGCCAAAGGTAAAAATTAGGAGCGGTGATGATAGTAAGTCCTGGTGCGCTGCGGATTTTGTAGCAGATGTCGATTGTCAAGGTGCCGTTCGCCTCGATTTAATCAAAAATAAACCGCATTTTTTATTCCCAGGATAGGGTGAAAATGATAAATTGCACCCAAATGATATCTCATATGCAATTTTTAACCCATATTAAGGCCGAATCATGGAACGAATTCTGGTAATTACGGCATCAGGTGCCCTGGGTACCCTGTTTTTTTTCTGGTTTTCCCACGCGTTGAAGAAAAAGGCATCCGTCAGGCAGTTTGTTGAATCCAATTTGTGGCTGATGCATCCCAACGCTATCTGTTATTGGCGCACAGCGCTTGCGTTTCTGGGATTCTTTCTCTATTTTTATTCGCCCTATCAATCTTTGTCCATTTTTATTTTTACATTTGCTGCGATTCTTGACGGGATTGACGGCGTTGTGGCCCGGGGCTGCAATATGGTGTCCCGGTGGGGGGAGTGGCTGGACCCCATGTGTGACAAACTCACCTATCTGCCCCCCCTGGTCGGGTTTGCATATACCCATGATTCCGTCACGGGGCTTTCGATCCTCTCTCCGAAACTGATCTGGATTCTTGTGGCCATTGAACTTGTGGGGCAATTTTTTGCCCGCAGGATGTTGTCCTGGCTCAATGTCTCCGGTGCGGCCAATAACTTCGGGAAAATCAAAGCCATGATCTGTTTCGGCCTGGTGATTTTGTGCGCCCTGATGGATGCGCGTCACGGTATGCTGAACATTGGTAACGGGGTGCTTTTTGCCTGTGTCGTCCTGTCTTCCGCATCCATGATTTTCAAGTTTATTCCCAACCGCCTTTACGCCGATATTCTGTCCATGCTCAATTTCATGTGTGGCATCGCCAGCCTGATTTTAACCTATCATCACTTCTATACCTGGGCCATCTGCGTGATCATTATGGGCCAGCTTTTTGATCTGTTTGACGGTCGTATGGCGCTTAAACACGGGGGCACCAAGTATGGTCCCTGGCTGGATGATATCGCTGATTTTGTCAGCTTCGGCCTGGCTCCGGCCTACATGGTGGTCATGAGAGGGGGGACGTTTGCTCCTTTATTGGCCGTGATTTATGTGGTGGGCGTGGCCTATCGTCTGGTGCGATTTGTTTTAAAAGATAAAGGGCGCAAGGACCTGCCGGCCGGCGTTTTTAACGGATTTCCAAGCCCTGCCGGCGCCTTGATTGTTTTAGGCGCTTCCCTGATATCCGGCCCCATGCTACTCTGCTTTTTTACGGCGGTTTCCACAGCCTTGATGGTCAGCAATATCCGTTTTGCTCATTTGGGCCGGGTTATTCTTAAAAAAACGCCTAAACCCATTTTTTTCTTGATTTCCGCCACAATTATTGTGGTTTTAGCCTATATCCTTAAAACGAAAAATATCCATATGTTCGGCTATCTTCTCCTGGCGTCCGTGGTTTTTTATCTGGCCGCAGGCAGGATCTGGGCCCAAAAGATAAGTGCTTCGGGAACATCGGCCTGATTTGATTTTATAAAGGTGATTACTGCAGGGTGTCCGGAAGGGGCTGGGACAAGAGTTCTGTTTTACGGGTCATTTTTTTGTTGAACCGGGCCACATGGTCCATGATCAGGTCGGCGGCCTCTCTGCCGTTGCCGGATTTAAGGGCTTCGATAATTTTTTTAAAATCATTGAGGTTTTCACGGGTGCGCTCTTTGTTCATGGGCAGGTAGTATCCATAATATTCATGGATATTGGCGTGGATGCTCTGCAGGAGCAGCTGAAATATCGGGTTGCCGGACATGGTGCCGATATAGGCGTGCATGGCTTCATCGGTTTTTAGAAAATTTTCCCAGTCCCCGTTTTCATAGTGTTGCCGGGCCTGTTCGTAAAACGCTTCCATTGTTTTGATGTCTTCGGGCACGGCCCGCTGGGCCGCCAGTTCCACAATGGCCCCTTCAATCTTGATTCTGAATTCGGCCAGATGATCCGGAGAGACTTTGCCCGAGCGGATCAGCAGGGCAAGAGACTGCATTACAGGCTCCGCATCAATCTGTTTGACATAGGCGCCGCCGGCAACGCCGAGTTTTATCTGGATCAGCCCCTTTTGCTCCAGAACACGTAGGGCTTCGCGCAGGGTGCCCCGGCTGGTGTTAAACATCTCTTTGAGCTCCCGCTCCGCAGGCAAACGGGTGTCGGGTTCAAGCCGGCCGCTTAGGATCGCCTCTTCGATCTGTTCTACAACATCCTGGAATACCCGGCTCTGTTTTGCCTTTTTGAATATGGCCGGTGCTTTGTTTGTTCCCCGGCGGTCTGTGGTGGTTTTTTTCCCCATAGGCGTGTTAAATCATCTTGGGGCGGTTGTGTCAATTCATAAGTCGTGCCTGGACCAAGTCATTTATCTGCGTCGGCGGTTTTTGGGGCCTTTTCCGGAAAATTTGCTTTGATTGCGGTTTTGCCGGAGTGGTGCCTGGGGGCGGCGGTCTGCTTTCCGGGTGACAATCTGTTTTTGCTTTTCTTTTGCCCGGGGATTTTTTTCCACAAACATGGGAATCATGGCAAACGGGTCCATACCGGTACAATACATTAAGGTGGAAAAGGTGGATGGTGTGGGGGTAAAGATCTGGACCTGTTCCGGTGTGATGTGAAGTTCGTTTTGGGTAAAGGCCTTGAGCTCGTTCATCTCCCGCATGGTACAGCCGGGGTGGGCCGCGATCAGGTAATAGGTCAGGTATTGCTTTTTGTTCAGAGTTCTGCAGATACGGTCGAACCGGTGTTTAAATTCAACAAGGCTGTCCGTGCCGGGTTTTCCCATAAGCGCAAGTACACTGGGAACACAATGTTCCGGTGCCAGTTTCATCTGGCCGGAGACATGGTCGGAAACAACCTGTTTTAGGTAGGCCTGGCCCTTTTGCTTGTCCATGAGGATCAGGTCGTGGCGGATGCCTGAATTGAGAAATACTTTTTTGACACCTGCAAGTCGGCTGATTTCCTTGAGCAGGTCCATCTGGGGGCCATGATCCGGTGACAGGGCGGGGCAGGGGGCCGGAAACAGGCAGCGCCGATGGGTGCAGGCGCCTTTTTTCAGCTTTTTTTCACACTCAAACCCGTACATGTTGGCCGTGGGGCCGCCCAGGTCAAAGATATAACCTTTAAAATCCTTGTCCCGGGTCATTTTTTTGGCTTCGGCAACGATGGACTTTTTGCTGCGCCATCTGACGGTACGCCCCTGGTGGACGGTGATGGCACAGAAATTACACTCCCCGTAACAGCCGTAATGGGTGGGAATGGAAAACCGGATGGTGTCCATGGCCCGGACATGGCCCTGGGCCTTGTAATAGGGGTGGACATCCCGCTGGAAATCTAAGTCATGAATCTCGTCCATCTCCTGGGTGGAACTGTACGGTGCCGGGGGATTCAGGACTAAAAAACGGTCCGCATGGGCCTGGCTCAGGGCCCGGGCGGTCGTGGGGTCGGTATTGTCGTAAAAGGTTTTAAAGCTTTGAATATATAAATTCTTATCTTTGACGACCGCTTCATAGGCGGGCAGTTCTATGCCCTTGGGTGCTTTGGCGATATATCCGATACCTGCAATCTGTGTGACGGGATCTTGGTCGATCTCCTGTGTTGCTGCTTTCCGGTTATTCAGTGCCCGGGCCAGTTCCACGATGCTGGTATGGGCCATGCCGAACAACAGATAGTCTGCCTTGGCATCAAACAAAATGGAGCGCCGTATTTTATTGGACCAGAAATCATAATGGGCAATGCGACGAAGACTTGCTTCAATGCCCCCCAGCACAATGGGGACGGTGGGTTTGAAAAAGCGCCGCACAAGATTGGTGTATATAATGACTGCCCGGTCCGGCCGCCGTGTGTTTTCTCCGCCGGGGGTGTAGTCATCCCGCTTGCGCCGTTTTTTGGATGCCGTGTAATTGGCCACCATGGAATCCACGGCCCCGCCGGTGATGCCCCAGAAGAGCCGGGGTTCGCCTAACCGGGAGATGTCCCGGTCGTTTTCCGTGACCGGCTGGGCAATGATGCCAACGGTAAAGCCCTTTGATTCCAGGACCCGGCCAACGAGGCCGGCACCCATAAATGGTGAGTCAATGTATGTGTCGCCGGTGACAAGGATGATATCAAGCTGGTCAATGCCCCGGTGGTCAAGTTCTTTTCGGGTGGTGGGTAAAAACATAAATCAGCGTTTCCGATTCGGGCCCGGGGTCTTTTCCACCCGGGCCATGGAGAACATAATGCCCACCACACTGAGCAGGGCAAAAATTATAAAAGCCGTGTGCATGGTTTGTAAAAAGCCCGGGGCGGTGGCCGTGCTGACTTTTGCATCACCCATGAACATACTCAGCAAAAGGGTGGTGATGGTCATGGCCGTGAGCATGCCGACACTGCGCATGGTGGCCACCAGGCTGGAGGCAATGCCGTAATGCCTTTGCCCCACAGATCCCATGACCGTGGTCATGTTGGGGGTGGAAAACAGGGCAAATCCAAGCCCCATGGTCACCAGTACCGTCAGCACATGCCGGATATCTGCATTCTGGTCAAGGAAGGCAGCAAATCCAAGCCCGGCCGCGCAGATGGCCATGCCCGCCGTGGATAATTTGGACGGTGATATTTTGTCTGACAGCGTGCCGGATAACGGTGAAAGCACCGCCTGAATGATAGGTTGGGCAACCAGTACAAATCCTGTGGCCTGGGCGGACATGCCTTTGACCACCTGCAAATACAAGGAAAAGAAGAATGTCAGGCCGAATGAGGCGGCATAGTTGATCCATGTGGCGATGTTGCTGAACGCAAAGACCCGGTTCCTCAGGAGCAGGTGGATATCCAGAATGGGGAAAAGTTGCCGGTACTCAAACATTGTAAAAACAACCAGGCAGATTATGCCTGCCGCCATCAGATTGGGTGCCCAGGTATCGCTTTTAAGGTGAGACACCCCGATGATCAGGCAGGATAGCGCCGCCATATAAATGATGCTGCCCATCCAGTCAAAGGGTTCCCCTGCGGCCTCCTTCCATTCCCCCTTAAGCCGGGTCAGGGTTAAGACCAGGGCGGCCAGGGCCAGGGGGACAGAGGCAAAAAAGATCCACTGCCAGCCCAGCCAGGCGATCATAATTCCGGCCAGGCTTGGACCGGCTGACAGTCCCAAATAAACACAGGCCACAATGATGCCCATGGCTTTGCCCCGTTTTTCCTTGGGCACCACAGAAGATAGAATGGCCACGGAGGTAGAGACCGTACACGATACCCCAATGCCCTGCAAAAATCGAATGGCAATGAAAATGGTGATGGACGGTGAAAAGGGCAGCAGGATGGTGGCCAGGGCAAACAGGGCCACGCCCGACACAAATATTTTCTTTCTTCCGGTGATGTCGGCCAAGCGGCCCACGGGCAGAAGAAACAGGGTGACGGCCAGCATATATACCATTTCCACCAGGGCCAGCGACACGGCACTGGCTTCGTAGTGCTGCCCAATGGTCGGCAGGGCCACGCCAACCGCGGACATCATAAACGGTGCCAGAAACTGGACTGCAGAGACAATAAATATGGTGTGGCTGGTGGAAATTCGGGGATGAGGATGGGGCTTGGTCTTGCGAATTTTCATCTCTTCCCTTTCCCGGCATTGTCAATTATCATGGTTCATTTCTCAAGTGTTGATTCGTCAATATAAGAAGTGGGCTCAGGAAGTCAAGGAGAGATGAATCTTTAGGACGGCCCTGACCTTACGGACACAACGGACGATGAAAAACATTTTAACCACGGAAATCACAGAAGTCACCGAATTTTATTTTCAGTGTCTTCTGTGATTTCCGTGGTTAAACCTTTACGGTTGATCTGCTTTTTTAACCAGGGAGATTTCCACACGCCGGTTGGCTTCCCTGCCCAGAAAA contains:
- a CDS encoding methyl-accepting chemotaxis protein, producing the protein MNFTIKKKLIFSFLASTITPILFLCLILGNSIRKNSLDKFYESTGNELSHIEKTLAVFVEDIKENVDMAANNPNVVALDDSLSSFLNTTVKKGVKASDAGPLEQKIIKFFHTIQDSHKNYVEVFLGTEMGGFTSSSENTLPAGYDPRIRPWYKESVTHQVKEALITKAYRSTSGDAVFSATHVISKQGKLMGVMGIDVSLKNLTETIQNIKIGKTGYVMLIQDDGVVLADPGHQDTSFKKLTDIQIPAFKQINSTASGNLEFELNKTSYIATVITSPALGWKLVGLIQKNEIMSEVYKLLSILVTVGLILSAGFAVIAFFLATSLVKPLVNTTAMIKDIAQGEGDLTKRLAVTTKDEIGELAEWFNFFLESLQTIIQDLAANVAIVDDSSAKLLEISSQMAKGAEDSSLLANTVASASEEISSNMTAVANTMEETTLNTNVVATATEEMTATINEIAKSSETARNVSEKAVSQMKSASSKMQDLGKAAQAIGAVTETISDISDQTNLLALNATIEAARAGEAGKGFAVVANEIKDLASQTASATADIRLKIEGVQSTSKETASEIQTAAGVMDEINNTIATIATAIEEQSSATNEISSKVNQVSQGIQDVNDNVSEGSTAISEVTRDIASVDEASKEMSDNSNQVAGSVEELKQMAIKLNEIVGRFKY
- a CDS encoding STAS domain-containing protein, whose translation is MSEIVKSADQTTVKPGEDVVASMAEAFKGELLSAVDSSQGTLVIDLDGVSMVDSVGIGVIIAVYNSLSQSNRQLKVINVAHDIYGLFSTMRLNRRFTVEAAA
- a CDS encoding FAD-dependent oxidoreductase, yielding MLSDLFSPIRIQHMEVKNRLLMSAMSINFGVDEDCHVTDQLTEYFAARARGGVGMMLVGGGGIHPSGQELPDLPQMYEDSCIPGLKKMVNRIKAYDVCFGVQLLHGGRQSYLDEKVAPSAIPAPAVVKGLVRALEIAEIKNLADCFGQAARRCREAGFDFIELHGAHGYLINQFLAPNSNIRTDEYGGSFENRTRFLFEVIDAVKRAAGADYPVGIRINGNDYIENGWELKDTLRIAPLLEQAGAAYIHVSGGVYGSTELTIPSMYTPQGCFIHMAEAVKQVVKVPVITVGRIKDPEMANAAIRDGKADMVALGRSIIADPEYPNKARSGNAAFIRPCVGCCLGCIHAVLAKEPGSCVVNPDVGREHKLAREKAPENVQRILVAGAGPSGLAAARMFAQRGHQVKIVDKGPGQGGLLALAATAPGRGELGDILRFFRHELERLGVAVDYNTSLSADVLSAFDPDHVILATGSMPDMPVIKGLFKSKMKLITSVDVFTDVQAAGDRVIVLGGGFTGLITAHKLGDMGKEVVVLNRKKSFAEEMSSNDRYYLRERLTACGVNLYKMVAVKSFTDDGVIFTSKGEPVTLEGFDTVVISEKHQPVRDAKHLEKQSRAKFHMIGDAKTPRHLMFCIAEAEEAGRSI
- a CDS encoding class I SAM-dependent methyltransferase; its protein translation is MSEIRKGRQKYYNIFSHFYDLFIKMHSHNYGDETRKFLVNSAKLEGKRHPKVLDVCCGTGSVAIAFTQKHLDVQSIGYDFALGMLNKAKEKDRSGRARFINGDAARLPFANDCLDVVCCSHALYELKNEVRTAALLEMKRVVKPDGLVLIMEHEIPRKRIIKILFYIRMLSMGLKDAQEFVKQGTLPFKQIFPHVALAHSQSGKSKLFICGKT
- a CDS encoding CDP-alcohol phosphatidyltransferase family protein; translated protein: MERILVITASGALGTLFFFWFSHALKKKASVRQFVESNLWLMHPNAICYWRTALAFLGFFLYFYSPYQSLSIFIFTFAAILDGIDGVVARGCNMVSRWGEWLDPMCDKLTYLPPLVGFAYTHDSVTGLSILSPKLIWILVAIELVGQFFARRMLSWLNVSGAANNFGKIKAMICFGLVILCALMDARHGMLNIGNGVLFACVVLSSASMIFKFIPNRLYADILSMLNFMCGIASLILTYHHFYTWAICVIIMGQLFDLFDGRMALKHGGTKYGPWLDDIADFVSFGLAPAYMVVMRGGTFAPLLAVIYVVGVAYRLVRFVLKDKGRKDLPAGVFNGFPSPAGALIVLGASLISGPMLLCFFTAVSTALMVSNIRFAHLGRVILKKTPKPIFFLISATIIVVLAYILKTKNIHMFGYLLLASVVFYLAAGRIWAQKISASGTSA
- a CDS encoding FadR/GntR family transcriptional regulator, producing the protein MGKKTTTDRRGTNKAPAIFKKAKQSRVFQDVVEQIEEAILSGRLEPDTRLPAERELKEMFNTSRGTLREALRVLEQKGLIQIKLGVAGGAYVKQIDAEPVMQSLALLIRSGKVSPDHLAEFRIKIEGAIVELAAQRAVPEDIKTMEAFYEQARQHYENGDWENFLKTDEAMHAYIGTMSGNPIFQLLLQSIHANIHEYYGYYLPMNKERTRENLNDFKKIIEALKSGNGREAADLIMDHVARFNKKMTRKTELLSQPLPDTLQ
- a CDS encoding YgiQ family radical SAM protein, which translates into the protein MFLPTTRKELDHRGIDQLDIILVTGDTYIDSPFMGAGLVGRVLESKGFTVGIIAQPVTENDRDISRLGEPRLFWGITGGAVDSMVANYTASKKRRKRDDYTPGGENTRRPDRAVIIYTNLVRRFFKPTVPIVLGGIEASLRRIAHYDFWSNKIRRSILFDAKADYLLFGMAHTSIVELARALNNRKAATQEIDQDPVTQIAGIGYIAKAPKGIELPAYEAVVKDKNLYIQSFKTFYDNTDPTTARALSQAHADRFLVLNPPAPYSSTQEMDEIHDLDFQRDVHPYYKAQGHVRAMDTIRFSIPTHYGCYGECNFCAITVHQGRTVRWRSKKSIVAEAKKMTRDKDFKGYIFDLGGPTANMYGFECEKKLKKGACTHRRCLFPAPCPALSPDHGPQMDLLKEISRLAGVKKVFLNSGIRHDLILMDKQKGQAYLKQVVSDHVSGQMKLAPEHCVPSVLALMGKPGTDSLVEFKHRFDRICRTLNKKQYLTYYLIAAHPGCTMREMNELKAFTQNELHITPEQVQIFTPTPSTFSTLMYCTGMDPFAMIPMFVEKNPRAKEKQKQIVTRKADRRPQAPLRQNRNQSKFSGKGPKNRRRR
- a CDS encoding MFS transporter, with the translated sequence MKIRKTKPHPHPRISTSHTIFIVSAVQFLAPFMMSAVGVALPTIGQHYEASAVSLALVEMVYMLAVTLFLLPVGRLADITGRKKIFVSGVALFALATILLPFSPSITIFIAIRFLQGIGVSCTVSTSVAILSSVVPKEKRGKAMGIIVACVYLGLSAGPSLAGIMIAWLGWQWIFFASVPLALAALVLTLTRLKGEWKEAAGEPFDWMGSIIYMAALSCLIIGVSHLKSDTWAPNLMAAGIICLVVFTMFEYRQLFPILDIHLLLRNRVFAFSNIATWINYAASFGLTFFFSLYLQVVKGMSAQATGFVLVAQPIIQAVLSPLSGTLSDKISPSKLSTAGMAICAAGLGFAAFLDQNADIRHVLTVLVTMGLGFALFSTPNMTTVMGSVGQRHYGIASSLVATMRSVGMLTAMTITTLLLSMFMGDAKVSTATAPGFLQTMHTAFIIFALLSVVGIMFSMARVEKTPGPNRKR